Part of the Lysobacter enzymogenes genome is shown below.
GGACACCGGCAACACCACCCGCCTGAGCCGCGCGGTGGAAGCGGCCAAGATCGAACTGAGCTCGCGCGAACGCAACCGCGCCGAGCTCGACTACATCGAGGCCGGGCTGGCCCAGGAAGTGCTCGCGCCCGACCTCGGCATGGCCGCCGAGGGTTTCCTCGGTTTCTTGACCGAACTGTTGAACGACGTCGCCGCGCAGATCGGCGAGCCGCCGCAGGTGGTGTTCCTGACCGGCGGCATGTCGCGCGCGCCGTACGTGCGCGAGGCGGCGCAGCGGTGTTTCCCGGAGGCGCAGCTGGTGGCCGGCGATGCGTCGCTGGGGGTGGTGTCGGGGTTGGCGTTCGCGGCGTTGGGCTGAAGACCGCGATTGAGGCCCGGATTCGCGCCGTTCCGGGTTGACAGGCCCGGGCCTTTCCCCCTCAAATTCGGCCGTTCGCTGCTTCGGCCGTCGGGATTTGGGGGATCTATGGCAAGGAAGTCTTCGCCCGCGCTGGTGAGCGAGTATCTCGAGCGCCTGTCGGGCGAAATGTTCGAGCCCGCGTACCGCACCGAACTGTCCGACCTGATCCGCGGCAAGGCCGGCATCTACGCGCTCTACAAAGGCGAACGGCTGTACTACGTCGGGCTCGCGCGCAATCTCGAAAAACGCGTCGGCGATCACCTCAAAGACCAGCATGCGGGCAAGTGGGACTCGTTCAGCGTCTACCTGATCAGCGCCAGCGAACACATCAAGTCGCTGGAGTCGCTGCTGCTGCGGGTCTTGTTCCCGAAGGGCAACCAGGTCAGCGGCAAGCTGGTCGGCGCGGTCGACAAGAAGAACCTGCTGCTCAAGGCGATGAAGGAGACCGACTCGGCCCGGCGCGCCCGTCTCGTCGGCGCGCATCGCCCGGCTCCGACGGTGCGCAAAAAA
Proteins encoded:
- a CDS encoding DUF2924 domain-containing protein translates to MARKSSPALVSEYLERLSGEMFEPAYRTELSDLIRGKAGIYALYKGERLYYVGLARNLEKRVGDHLKDQHAGKWDSFSVYLISASEHIKSLESLLLRVLFPKGNQVSGKLVGAVDKKNLLLKAMKETDSARRARLVGAHRPAPTVRKKAATGRGAVALAGVVKRALPLLREYGGEVHRASLRSDGYIHYKGQKYRSPSAAAGQICPGAVNGWYFWYYEASKGDWVPLDRLRK